The Panthera uncia isolate 11264 chromosome C2, Puncia_PCG_1.0, whole genome shotgun sequence genome contains a region encoding:
- the ESYT3 gene encoding extended synaptotagmin-3 — MSTVPSEVSDSLLEDLIAAHLVLPNRVTVPVKKGLDVTNLLFPLPCGVIRVHLLEAEKLAQKDNFLGIRGKSDPYAKVSIGLQHFRSRTIYKNLNPTWNEVFEFIVYEVPGQDLEVDLYDEDPDRDDFLGSLQICLGDVMTNRVVDEWFVLNDTTSGRLHLRLEWLSLIASPEARTQDHSGFSTAILVVFLESACNLPRNPFDYLNGEYRAKKLPRFTKNKVSRDPSSYVKLSVGKKTQTSKTCPHTKDPVWSQVFSFFVYDVAAEELHLKVLDDDQECALGVLEFPLCQILPYTDLTLEQRFQLDHSGLDSLISMRLVLRFLRVEEREMGSPYTGPEALKKGPLFVKKVDTNQDPKAPSQGGGPENLPCPPDPVSDTKEVSKSTMTTTSATTVATEPTPQETGPEPKGKDSAKGFCEPTGKKKSAATIFLTVPGPHSPGPIKSPRPMKCPVSPFAWPPKRLAPSMSSLNSLASSCFDLTDISLNTEGGDLWQRRLGEIRLTVRYVCLRRCLSVLISGCRNLTPCTSSGADPYVRVYLLPERRWASRKKTSVKRKTLEPLFDETFEFFVPMEEVKKRSLDVAVKNSRPLGSHRRKELGKVLIDLSKEDLIMGFSHWYELTPDGQPRS, encoded by the exons ATGTCCACTGTCCCCAGCGAGGTGTCAGATAGCCTGCTGGAGGACCTCATCGCCGCCCACCTGGTACTGCCCAACCGCGTGACTGTGCCTGTGAAGAAGGGGCTGGATGTGACCAAcctgctctttcctctgccctgC GGAGTGATCAGAGTCCACTTGCTGGAAGCAGAGAAGCTGGCTCAGAAGGACAACTTCCTGGGGATCCGAGGCAAGTCAGACCCCTACGCCAAGGTGAGCATTGGCCTACAGCATTTCCGGAGCAGGACCATCTACAAGAACTTGAACCCCACCTGGAATGAGGTATTTGAG TTTATAGTGTACGAAGTCCCTGGGCAGGACCTGGAGGTGGACCTGTATGACGAGGATCCCGACAGGGACGACTTCCTGGGCAG CCTGCAGATCTGCCTTGGGGATGTCATGACGAACAGAGTGGTGGATGAG TGGTTTGTCCTGAACGACACAACCAGCGGGCGGCTGCACCTGCGGCTGGAGTGGCTCTCACTGATTGCCAGCCCGGAAGCTCGGACCCAG GACCATAGTGGCTTTTCAACTGCCATCCTCGTGGTTTTCTTGGAGAGTGCCTGCAACCTGCCG AGAAACCCCTTTGACTACCTGAATGGCGAATATCGAGCCAAAAAACTCCCTAGGTTTACCAAG AATAAAGTGAGCAGAGACCCCTCTTCCTATGTCAAGCTCTCTGTAGGCAAGAAGACACAAACGAGCAAG ACTTGTCCCCACACCAAGGACCCTGTGTGGAGCCAGGTGTTCTCCTTCTTTGTGTACGATGTGGCAGCCGAGGAGCTGCATCTGAAG GTGCTTGATGATGACCAGGAGTGTGCTCTGGGAGTGCTGGAGTTCCCCCTGTGCCAGATTCTACCCTATACAGACCTCACCCTGGAGCAGCGCTTTCAGCTGGACCACTCAGGCCTGGACAGCCTCATCTCCATGAGGCTAGTGCTTCGG TTCCTGCGTGTGGAAGAACGAGAGATGGGGAGCCCATACACAGGACCTGAAGCCCTAAAGAAAGGTCCTCTGTTCGTTAAGAAGGTGGACACCAACCAGGACCCCAAAGCCCCATCCCAGGGAGGGGGCCCTGAAAATTTGCCATGCCCCCCAGACCCTGTTTCTGATACCAAGGAAGTCTCCAAGAGCACCATGACAACCACCAGTGCCACTACTGTTGCCACCGAGCCCACACCCCAAGAGACAGGCCCAGAGCCCAAAGGCAAGGACAGTGCCAAAGGGTTCTGTGAGCCCACGGGGAAGAAGAAGAGTGCGGCCACCATCTTCCTGACTGTCCCAGGCCCACACTCTCCAGGGCCCATCAAGTCACCCAGACCCATGAAATGCCCTGTCTCCCCATTTGCGTGGCCGCCCAAGAGGCTGGCTCCCAGCATGTCCTCGCTGAACTCCCTGGCCTCCTCCTGCTTTGACCTGACAGATATCAGCCTCAACACTGA AGGCGGGGATCTCTGGCAGCGGAGGCTGGGTGAGATTCGGCTCACGGTGCGCTATGTGTGTCTGCGGCGCTGCCTCAGTGTGCTCATCAGCGGCTGCAG AAACCTGACACCCTGCACCAGCAGTGGAGCTGATCCCTATGTCCGTGTGTACTTGctaccagaaaggaggtgggcaAGTCGTAAGAAAACCTCAGTGAAAAGGAAGACCCTGGAACCTCTGTTCGATGAGAC ATTTGAATTTTTTGTTCCCATGGAAGAAGTAAAGAAGAGGTCACTAGATGTCGCAGTGAAAAACAGTAGGCCACTTGGCTCACACAGAAGGAAGGAACTAGGAAAA GTACTGATCGACTTATCAAAAGAGGATCTGATTATGGGCTTCTCACATTG GTATGAGCTGACTCCAGATGGACAGCCCCGAAGTTGA